From Osmerus eperlanus chromosome 28, fOsmEpe2.1, whole genome shotgun sequence, the proteins below share one genomic window:
- the myl2b gene encoding myosin, light chain 2b, regulatory, cardiac, slow encodes MAPKKAKKRSEGANSNVFSMFEQAQIQEFKEAFTIMDQNRDGFIDKNDLRDTFAALGRLNVKQEEIDEMLKEAPGPINFTVFLTMFGEKLKGADAEETILNAFKVFDPEGKGTLKKDFVTQMLTTQADRFSPEEMEQMFAAFPPDVAGNLDYNNLVYIITHGEEKDQE; translated from the exons ATG GCTCCCAAGAAAGCAAAGAAGAGGTCAGAAGGAGCCAACTCCAATGTGTTTTCTATGTTTGAACAGGCTCAGATCCAGGAGTTTAAAGAA GCCTTCACTATCATGGACCAAAATAGAGATGGCTTCATAGACAAAAATGACCTAAGAGACACATTTGCAGCTTTGG GTCGTTTAAATGTGAAGCAAGAGGAGATTGATGAGATGTTGAAGGAGGCTCCAGGGCCCATCAACTTCACAGTGTTCCTCACCATGTTTGGAGAGAAGCTAAAGG GTGCCGACGCAGAGGAGACCATACTAAATGCTTTTAAAGTATTTGATCCTGAAGGAAAGGGGACATTGAAGAAGGACTT TGTGACACAGATGTTAACCACTCAGGCCGACCGGTTCTCTCCTGAAGAG ATGGAGCAGATGTTTGCAGCCTTCCCCCCAGATGTTGCTGGGAATTTGGACTACAACAACCTGGTCTACATCATCACacatggagaggagaaagatCAAGAATAG
- the ppp1cc gene encoding serine/threonine-protein phosphatase PP1-gamma catalytic subunit A, which yields MADVDKLNIDSIIQRLLEVRGAKPGKNVQLQENEIRGLCLKSREIFLSQPILLELEAPLKICGDIHGQYYDLLRLFEYGGFPPESNYLFLGDYVDRGKQSLETICLLLAYKIKYPENFFLLRGNHECASINRIYGFYDECKRRYNIKLWKTFTDCFNCLPIAAIVDEKIFCCHGGLSPDLQSMEQIRRVMRPTDVPDQGLLCDLLWSDPDKDVLGWGENDRGVSFTFGSEVVAKFLHKHDLDLICRAHQVVEDGYEFFAKRQLVTLFSAPNYCGEFDNAGAMMSVDETLMCSFQILKPAEKKKPNGSRPVTPPRNMVTKQAKK from the exons ATGGCCGATGTTGACAAACTAAATATAGACAGTATCATTCAGCGTCTTTTAGAAG TCAGAGGAGCAAAACCAGGAAAGAATGTGCAGCTGCAGGAGAACGAGATTCGAGGGCTGTGCCTCAAGTCCAGGGAGATCTTCCTCAGCCAGCCAATTCTACTGGAGCTCGAAGCTCCCCTTAAGATATGTG GTGATATCCATGGGCAATATTACGACTTATTGAGGCTATTTGAGTATGGGGGTTTCCCTCCAGAGAGCAACTACCTTTTCCTGGGAGACTATGTGGACAGAGGAAAGCAGTCCCTGGAGACAATCTGTCTGCTGCTGGCTTACAAAATCAAATACCCAGAAAACTTCTTTCTGCTGAGGGGAAACCACGAGTGCGCTTCCATCAACAGAATTTATGGATTCTATGATGAGT GTAAAAGAAGGTATAACATCAAGCTCTGGAAAACATTCACAGACTGTTTTAACTGCCTCCCAATCGCTGCCATTGTTGATGAAAAGATCTTCTGTTGCCATGGAG GGCtgtctccagacctgcagtccaTGGAGCAAATCCGACGTGTCATGCGGCCAACTGATGTCCCCGACCAGGGTCTCCTGTGTGACCTTCTCTGGTCTGATCCAGACAAGGATGtcctgggctggggggagaacGACAGGGGTGTCTCATTCACCTTTGGGTCAGAAGTGGTGGCAAAGTTCCTGCACAAACATGACCTTGATCTTATCTGCCGCGCCCACCAG GTTGTTGAGGATGGCTATGAGTTCTTTGCTAAGAGACAGCTGGTGACATTATTTTCCGCACCCAACTACTGCGGGGAATTTGACAACGCTGGTGCCATGATGAGCGTGGATGAGACTCTAATGTGTTCATTTCAG ATTTTAAAACCAGCTGAGAAGAAGAAGCCAAATGGCAGCCGTCCAGTGACACCCCCTCGCAACATGGTCACCAAGCAGGCCAAGAAATAA
- the pptc7a gene encoding protein phosphatase PTC7 homolog produces MLSVLSYGRLVARAVIGGLSQTDSRDYSLVTASCGFGKDFRKGILKKGMCYGDDACFIARHRSADVLGVADGVGGWRDYGVDPSQFSGTLMKTCERLIKEGRFIPSNPVGVLTTSYYELLQNKVPLLGSSTACIVVLDRQSHRLHTANLGDSGFLVVRGGEVVHRSDEQQHYFNTPFQLSIAPPEAEGAVLSDSPDAADSSSFDVQLGDIILTATDGLFDNMPDYMILQELKKLKNTNYESIQQTARSIAKQAHVLAYDPNYMSPFAQFACDNGLNVRGGKPDDITVLLSIVAEYTD; encoded by the exons ATGTTGTCCGTACTTTCGTACGGTAGACTAGTTGCCAGAGCTGTTATTGGCGGACTTTCTCAAACAGATAGCCGCGATTACAGCCTGGTAACAGCAAGCTGTGGTTTTGGAAAGGATTTTCGCAAGGGCATCTTGAAGAAAGGGATGTGTTACGGAGACGACGCCTGCTTCATTGCTCGACATAGATCTGCTGATGTATTAG GTGTGGCGGATGGAGTGGGAGGCTGGCGGGACTATGGCGTGGACCCGTCTCAGTTTTCAGGGACCCTGATGAAGACGTGTGAACGGCTGATCAAGGAGGGCCGCTTCATCCCTAGCAACCCTGTGGGCGTCCTCACCACCAGCTACTATGAGCTGCTCCAGAACAAAGTGCCTCTGCTAG GCAGCAGCACGGCATGCATCGTGGTTCTGGACCGGCAGAGCCACCGGCTCCACACGGCCAACCTGGGAGACTCCGGCTTCCTGGTGGtgcgggggggagaggtggtccACCGGTCAGACGAACAGCAGCACTACTTCAACACCCCCTTCCAGCTGTCCATCGCTCCCCCGGAGGCAGAGGGAGCTGTCCTCAGTGACAG TCCTGATGCCGCCGACAGTTCCTCCTTCGACGTGCAACTGGGTGACATCATCCTGACTGCCACGGACGGCCTGTTTGACAACATGCCCGACTACATGATCTTACAGGAGCTGAAAAAACTCAAG AACACAAACTATGAGAGTATCCAGCAGACAGCCAGGAGCATTGCAAAGCAGGCCCATGTCCTGGCATACGACCCCAACTACATGTCGCCTTTTGCACAGTTTGCCTGTGACAATGGACTGAACGTGCGAG gaGGAAAGCCAGATGACATCACCGTATTGCTGTCTATTGTGGCGGAGTACACGGACTAG
- the rad9b gene encoding cell cycle checkpoint control protein RAD9B isoform X3: MRCIIEGNGVKAFGKAIHGLSRIGDELWLDPMVKGLAVRSVNPAHSAYGCFLFTTLFFQNYSLAPECGTAKCKLAMKSVLPLFRCLATIERNVARCEISINSPENRVIFQFYCRHGITKTHMLGFQESEALQAVYPSHLGLNVLKAQARLIGDMVMHFPVSQEEVTLSMSPLRLNLKNYQEEKSDRLKAMHTEMSLHPSEFDYFQVGVDSDITFCLKELRGLLSFAESHGLPVSVHFGAAGKPVCFSVDDMVLEARVVLATLVDPESTTPSQAEVEALPPAALRCEGVAGFPDGPQGPAVVSPQDFLAVGELIASSQGSPVLGGDALMRRLSRPGNLERLPTAGTDKQPATVIRTPASAKEI; this comes from the exons ATGAGGTGTATCATTGAGGGAAATGGGGTGAAAG CGTTTGGAAAAGCTATTCATGGCCTCTCACGAATAGGTGATGAATTATGGCTGGATCCTATGGTGAAAGGG TTGGCAGTGAGATCAGTGAATCCTGCCCATTCGGCCTATGGCTGCTTTCTCTTCACGACACTATTCTTCCAAAACTACAGTCTTGCCCCTGAATGTGGAACCGCCAAATGCAAACTGGCAATGAAG TCAGTGCTCCCACTGTTTCGGTGCTTGGCGACTATTGAACGTAACGTGGCCAGGTGTGAAATATCCATCAACAGCCCAGAGAATCGTGTGATATTCCAGTTTTACTGCAGACATG GTATAACTAAAACTCACATGCTGGGTTTCCAAGAGAGCGAGGCTCTCCAGGCGGTATATCCTTCTCACCTCGGCCTCAACGTCCTGAAGGCGCAGGCCAG ACTTATAGGTGACATGGTGATGCACTTCCCAGTGTCCCAGGAGGAAGTTACCCTGTCCATGTCTCCTCTGAGGCTTAATCTCAAAAACTACCAAGAAGAGAAAAGTG ATCGTTTGAAGGCTATGCACACTGAGATGTCCTTACATCCGAGTGAGTTTGACTACTTCCAGGTTGGAGTGGATTCGGACATAACCTTCTGTCTGAAGGAGTTGAGG GGACTTCTGTCCTTCGCCGAATCCCACGGCCTACCTGTGTCCGTGCACTTTGGTGCGGCGGGAAA GCCAGTGTGCTTCAGTGTGGATGACATGGTCCTGGAGGCCAGAGTAGTGTTGGCTACTCTGGTGGACCCAGAGAGCACCACCCCGTCCCAGGCCGAGGTCGAGGCCCTGCCCCCCGCCGCTCTCAG GTGTGAAGGTGTTGCCGGTTTCCCCGACGGCCCTCAGGGGCCAGCCGTTGTTTCCCCTCAGGATTTCCTGGCTGTGGGCGAGCTGATAGCATCCAGCCAGGGGAGCCCAGTTCTCGGTGGCGATGCCCTCATGAGAAGGCTGAGCAGGCCAGGGAACCTGGAGAGACTCCCCACAGCCGGGACTGACAAGCAGCCTGCCACTGTCATCAGAACACCTGCTTCTGCCAAG GAAATCTAG
- the rad9b gene encoding cell cycle checkpoint control protein RAD9B isoform X2 — protein sequence MRCIIEGNGVKAFGKAIHGLSRIGDELWLDPMVKGLAVRSVNPAHSAYGCFLFTTLFFQNYSLAPECGTAKCKLAMKSVLPLFRCLATIERNVARCEISINSPENRVIFQFYCRHGITKTHMLGFQESEALQAVYPSHLGLNVLKAQARLIGDMVMHFPVSQEEVTLSMSPLRLNLKNYQEEKSDRLKAMHTEMSLHPSEFDYFQVGVDSDITFCLKELRGLLSFAESHGLPVSVHFGAAGKPVCFSVDDMVLEARVVLATLVDPESTTPSQAEVEALPPAALRCEGVAGFPDGPQGPAVVSPQDFLAVGELIASSQGSPVLGGDALMRRLSRPGNLERLPTAGTDKQPATVIRTPASAKQEI from the exons ATGAGGTGTATCATTGAGGGAAATGGGGTGAAAG CGTTTGGAAAAGCTATTCATGGCCTCTCACGAATAGGTGATGAATTATGGCTGGATCCTATGGTGAAAGGG TTGGCAGTGAGATCAGTGAATCCTGCCCATTCGGCCTATGGCTGCTTTCTCTTCACGACACTATTCTTCCAAAACTACAGTCTTGCCCCTGAATGTGGAACCGCCAAATGCAAACTGGCAATGAAG TCAGTGCTCCCACTGTTTCGGTGCTTGGCGACTATTGAACGTAACGTGGCCAGGTGTGAAATATCCATCAACAGCCCAGAGAATCGTGTGATATTCCAGTTTTACTGCAGACATG GTATAACTAAAACTCACATGCTGGGTTTCCAAGAGAGCGAGGCTCTCCAGGCGGTATATCCTTCTCACCTCGGCCTCAACGTCCTGAAGGCGCAGGCCAG ACTTATAGGTGACATGGTGATGCACTTCCCAGTGTCCCAGGAGGAAGTTACCCTGTCCATGTCTCCTCTGAGGCTTAATCTCAAAAACTACCAAGAAGAGAAAAGTG ATCGTTTGAAGGCTATGCACACTGAGATGTCCTTACATCCGAGTGAGTTTGACTACTTCCAGGTTGGAGTGGATTCGGACATAACCTTCTGTCTGAAGGAGTTGAGG GGACTTCTGTCCTTCGCCGAATCCCACGGCCTACCTGTGTCCGTGCACTTTGGTGCGGCGGGAAA GCCAGTGTGCTTCAGTGTGGATGACATGGTCCTGGAGGCCAGAGTAGTGTTGGCTACTCTGGTGGACCCAGAGAGCACCACCCCGTCCCAGGCCGAGGTCGAGGCCCTGCCCCCCGCCGCTCTCAG GTGTGAAGGTGTTGCCGGTTTCCCCGACGGCCCTCAGGGGCCAGCCGTTGTTTCCCCTCAGGATTTCCTGGCTGTGGGCGAGCTGATAGCATCCAGCCAGGGGAGCCCAGTTCTCGGTGGCGATGCCCTCATGAGAAGGCTGAGCAGGCCAGGGAACCTGGAGAGACTCCCCACAGCCGGGACTGACAAGCAGCCTGCCACTGTCATCAGAACACCTGCTTCTGCCAAG CAGGAAATCTAG
- the rad9b gene encoding cell cycle checkpoint control protein RAD9B isoform X1 — protein sequence MRCIIEGNGVKAFGKAIHGLSRIGDELWLDPMVKGLAVRSVNPAHSAYGCFLFTTLFFQNYSLAPECGTAKCKLAMKSVLPLFRCLATIERNVARCEISINSPENRVIFQFYCRHGITKTHMLGFQESEALQAVYPSHLGLNVLKAQARLIGDMVMHFPVSQEEVTLSMSPLRLNLKNYQEEKSDRLKAMHTEMSLHPSEFDYFQVGVDSDITFCLKELRGLLSFAESHGLPVSVHFGAAGKPVCFSVDDMVLEARVVLATLVDPESTTPSQAEVEALPPAALRCEGVAGFPDGPQGPAVVSPQDFLAVGELIASSQGSPVLGGDALMRRLSRPGNLERLPTAGTDKQPATVIRTPASAKIRSFLFGALSTEQGNVHTALPPSLVCASDTEDDGEEGQW from the exons ATGAGGTGTATCATTGAGGGAAATGGGGTGAAAG CGTTTGGAAAAGCTATTCATGGCCTCTCACGAATAGGTGATGAATTATGGCTGGATCCTATGGTGAAAGGG TTGGCAGTGAGATCAGTGAATCCTGCCCATTCGGCCTATGGCTGCTTTCTCTTCACGACACTATTCTTCCAAAACTACAGTCTTGCCCCTGAATGTGGAACCGCCAAATGCAAACTGGCAATGAAG TCAGTGCTCCCACTGTTTCGGTGCTTGGCGACTATTGAACGTAACGTGGCCAGGTGTGAAATATCCATCAACAGCCCAGAGAATCGTGTGATATTCCAGTTTTACTGCAGACATG GTATAACTAAAACTCACATGCTGGGTTTCCAAGAGAGCGAGGCTCTCCAGGCGGTATATCCTTCTCACCTCGGCCTCAACGTCCTGAAGGCGCAGGCCAG ACTTATAGGTGACATGGTGATGCACTTCCCAGTGTCCCAGGAGGAAGTTACCCTGTCCATGTCTCCTCTGAGGCTTAATCTCAAAAACTACCAAGAAGAGAAAAGTG ATCGTTTGAAGGCTATGCACACTGAGATGTCCTTACATCCGAGTGAGTTTGACTACTTCCAGGTTGGAGTGGATTCGGACATAACCTTCTGTCTGAAGGAGTTGAGG GGACTTCTGTCCTTCGCCGAATCCCACGGCCTACCTGTGTCCGTGCACTTTGGTGCGGCGGGAAA GCCAGTGTGCTTCAGTGTGGATGACATGGTCCTGGAGGCCAGAGTAGTGTTGGCTACTCTGGTGGACCCAGAGAGCACCACCCCGTCCCAGGCCGAGGTCGAGGCCCTGCCCCCCGCCGCTCTCAG GTGTGAAGGTGTTGCCGGTTTCCCCGACGGCCCTCAGGGGCCAGCCGTTGTTTCCCCTCAGGATTTCCTGGCTGTGGGCGAGCTGATAGCATCCAGCCAGGGGAGCCCAGTTCTCGGTGGCGATGCCCTCATGAGAAGGCTGAGCAGGCCAGGGAACCTGGAGAGACTCCCCACAGCCGGGACTGACAAGCAGCCTGCCACTGTCATCAGAACACCTGCTTCTGCCAAG ATTCGCTCCTTCCTTTTTGGTGCGTTGTCTACTGAGCAGGGAAATGTCCATACTGCCCTGCCGCCCAGTCTGGTGTGTGCCAGTGACACAGAGGACGATGGTGAAGAGGGCCAGTGGTAG
- the rad9b gene encoding cell cycle checkpoint control protein RAD9B isoform X4: protein MKSVLPLFRCLATIERNVARCEISINSPENRVIFQFYCRHGITKTHMLGFQESEALQAVYPSHLGLNVLKAQARLIGDMVMHFPVSQEEVTLSMSPLRLNLKNYQEEKSDRLKAMHTEMSLHPSEFDYFQVGVDSDITFCLKELRGLLSFAESHGLPVSVHFGAAGKPVCFSVDDMVLEARVVLATLVDPESTTPSQAEVEALPPAALRCEGVAGFPDGPQGPAVVSPQDFLAVGELIASSQGSPVLGGDALMRRLSRPGNLERLPTAGTDKQPATVIRTPASAKIRSFLFGALSTEQGNVHTALPPSLVCASDTEDDGEEGQW, encoded by the exons ATGAAG TCAGTGCTCCCACTGTTTCGGTGCTTGGCGACTATTGAACGTAACGTGGCCAGGTGTGAAATATCCATCAACAGCCCAGAGAATCGTGTGATATTCCAGTTTTACTGCAGACATG GTATAACTAAAACTCACATGCTGGGTTTCCAAGAGAGCGAGGCTCTCCAGGCGGTATATCCTTCTCACCTCGGCCTCAACGTCCTGAAGGCGCAGGCCAG ACTTATAGGTGACATGGTGATGCACTTCCCAGTGTCCCAGGAGGAAGTTACCCTGTCCATGTCTCCTCTGAGGCTTAATCTCAAAAACTACCAAGAAGAGAAAAGTG ATCGTTTGAAGGCTATGCACACTGAGATGTCCTTACATCCGAGTGAGTTTGACTACTTCCAGGTTGGAGTGGATTCGGACATAACCTTCTGTCTGAAGGAGTTGAGG GGACTTCTGTCCTTCGCCGAATCCCACGGCCTACCTGTGTCCGTGCACTTTGGTGCGGCGGGAAA GCCAGTGTGCTTCAGTGTGGATGACATGGTCCTGGAGGCCAGAGTAGTGTTGGCTACTCTGGTGGACCCAGAGAGCACCACCCCGTCCCAGGCCGAGGTCGAGGCCCTGCCCCCCGCCGCTCTCAG GTGTGAAGGTGTTGCCGGTTTCCCCGACGGCCCTCAGGGGCCAGCCGTTGTTTCCCCTCAGGATTTCCTGGCTGTGGGCGAGCTGATAGCATCCAGCCAGGGGAGCCCAGTTCTCGGTGGCGATGCCCTCATGAGAAGGCTGAGCAGGCCAGGGAACCTGGAGAGACTCCCCACAGCCGGGACTGACAAGCAGCCTGCCACTGTCATCAGAACACCTGCTTCTGCCAAG ATTCGCTCCTTCCTTTTTGGTGCGTTGTCTACTGAGCAGGGAAATGTCCATACTGCCCTGCCGCCCAGTCTGGTGTGTGCCAGTGACACAGAGGACGATGGTGAAGAGGGCCAGTGGTAG
- the LOC134015096 gene encoding ubiquitin-conjugating enzyme E2 G1-like isoform X2 codes for MTEQSALLLRKQLAELNKNPVEGFSAGLIDDEDIYKWEVVIIGPQDTLFEGGFFKAYLTFPYDYPLRPPKMKFITELWHPNVAKNGDVCISILHEPGEDKFGYEKPEERWLPIHTVETIMISVISMLADPNSDSPANKEWRDDPNGEFKRKVARCVRKSQEMAFD; via the exons ATGACAGAACAATCAGCATTACTTCTTCGAAAGCAATTGGCAG AGCTCAACAAAAACCCAGTGGAAGGATTCTCAGCTGGCCTAATAGATGACGAGGACATATATAAATGGGAGGTTGTCATAATCGGACCACAAGACACCCTTTT TGAAGGTGGTTTTTTTAAAGCGTACCTGACTTTTCCCTATGACTACCCTCTCCGGCCTCCCAAGATGAAGTTCATCACTGAACTCTGGCACCCTAATg TTGCAAAAAATGGGGACGTGTGTATCTCAATTCTTCACGAACCAGGGGAGGACAAGTTTGGCTATGAGAAACCTGAGGAACGCTGGCTGCCCATCCACACTGTAGAGACCATCATGATTAGTGTGATCTCTATGTTGGCTGACCCAAACAGTGACTCACCTGCAAAC AAAGAATGGAGGGATGACCCCAACGGGGAATTCAAGAGGAAAGTGGCACGCTGTGTACGAAAAAGCCAGGAGATGGCGTTTGACTGA
- the LOC134015096 gene encoding ubiquitin-conjugating enzyme E2 G1-like isoform X1, translating into MTEQSALLLRKQLAELNKNPVEGFSAGLIDDEDIYKWEVVIIGPQDTLFEGGFFKAYLTFPYDYPLRPPKMKFITELWHPNVAKNGDVCISILHEPGEDKFGYEKPEERWLPIHTVETIMISVISMLADPNSDSPANVDAAKEWRDDPNGEFKRKVARCVRKSQEMAFD; encoded by the exons ATGACAGAACAATCAGCATTACTTCTTCGAAAGCAATTGGCAG AGCTCAACAAAAACCCAGTGGAAGGATTCTCAGCTGGCCTAATAGATGACGAGGACATATATAAATGGGAGGTTGTCATAATCGGACCACAAGACACCCTTTT TGAAGGTGGTTTTTTTAAAGCGTACCTGACTTTTCCCTATGACTACCCTCTCCGGCCTCCCAAGATGAAGTTCATCACTGAACTCTGGCACCCTAATg TTGCAAAAAATGGGGACGTGTGTATCTCAATTCTTCACGAACCAGGGGAGGACAAGTTTGGCTATGAGAAACCTGAGGAACGCTGGCTGCCCATCCACACTGTAGAGACCATCATGATTAGTGTGATCTCTATGTTGGCTGACCCAAACAGTGACTCACCTGCAAACGTGGATGCTGCT AAAGAATGGAGGGATGACCCCAACGGGGAATTCAAGAGGAAAGTGGCACGCTGTGTACGAAAAAGCCAGGAGATGGCGTTTGACTGA